In Pungitius pungitius chromosome 2, fPunPun2.1, whole genome shotgun sequence, a single window of DNA contains:
- the cep83 gene encoding centrosomal protein of 83 kDa — protein sequence MASSVHGQPESLFPNLEPGMGMSAAMLGLSAGLDGAELELQKMLIDGRMKCENHRTNYQTLKAEHTSLQDEFTQAQGELKRLLSDRQTQQEKLQLLLAELRGELLDKTRELEELRLQVMTPQRLELLRAQVQQEMEAPVRERFNKLEEETEKYRSEYNKLRYEFTFLKSQFDHQREEHAHMLEERRIRYEAEISRLEKDREDLVAQYQGSDQLRDGKRVEALLREKAQLHLRMKGLEAEMAELRAQKDNSGQQADSVQRIQIRQLTESQSAVKSLEAERQSLRLQLERMGSELHLTHEQNSQLSGRLNKAEREVSSLTSQIDSLKHTHKLEGTSIKLECARSKGELERERDALHGQIDGLQADLEVLKAAAERHKDVLVEKERELVRKVQSAREEEFHKIAALHEEKLEVENRLASLEQQRALQVAADHSQKEEWEERLRISQQGEESARKELQNLRSKLQQQSSHVEELERQKAQIADLQQQNQELGVQLGTLSHCERDLMETNQRLKESLDRFREDLRTAQTQAERSQHEAERLVEDHRVEWLEEKHKLQERNAELQQKYSQVKERLQRAAVAQKKRKSLTENKEKKMQDKIQLREARIAELELEAAAKRRPPFSEEQAPLNRRLKELQRRHNEFRRLLLGGQGAYSAGPAFLTSSPAPFVFLSSEGPLGNIPEEQHQRELSLLRRRLEDLESAQQQQLEELGSLVHREQDSSQPGL from the exons ATGGCCTCCTCCGTCCACGGCCAGCCGGAATCTCTCTTCCCAAACCTGGAGCCCGGGATGGGGATGTCCGCCGCCATGCTGGGGCTGTCTGCTGGGTTGGATGGAGCAGAGCTGGAACTGCAGAAGATGCTGATCGATGGGCGGATGAAGTGCGAAAACCACAGGACCAACTACCAGACTCTAAAGGCTGAACATACCAG CTTGCAGGATGAGTTCACCCAGGCGCAGGGTGAGCTGAAACGTCTGCTGAGCGACAGGCAAACACAGCAGGAGAAACTGCAGCTGCTGTTGGCGGAGCTCCGAGGAGAACTGCTGGACAAAACCAGGGAGCTGGAAGAGCTGCGACTGCAG GTGATGACACCTCAGCGGCTGGAGTTGCTCAGAGCTCAGGTACAACAGGAGATGGAGGCTCCAGTCAGAGAGCGGTTCAATAAATTGGAGGAG GAGACTGAGAAGTACAGGTCTGAGTACAACAAGCTGCGTTATGAGTTCACCTTTCTCAAGTCGCAGTTTGACCACCAGAGAGAAGAACATGCTCAcatgctggaggagaggaggatccGCTATGAGGCAGAG ATCTCTCGTCTGGAGAAGGACCGCGAGGACCTGGTGGCTCAGTACCAGGGTTCAGACCAGCTGCGTGACGGAAAACGAGTGGAGGCTCTGCTGAGGGAGAAGGCCCAGCTCCACCTGAGGATGAAGGGCCTGGAGGCAGAGATGGCGGAGCTTCGCGCCCAGAAAGACAACTCGGGCCAGCAGGCCGATAGCGTCCAACGCATCCAGATCCGACAGCTGACCGAGTCGCAGTCCGCAGTGAAGTCGCTGGAG GCGGAGCGTCAGTCGTTGCGTCTGCAGCTGGAGCGAATGGGCAGCGAGCTCCACCTGACACACGAGCAGAACAGCCAGCTCAGCGGACGACTGAACAAAGCAGAGCGAGAGGTCAGCTCTCTGACCTCCCAG ATTGACAGCCTGAAGCACACCCATAAATTGGAGGGGACCAGCATCAAACTGGAGTGTGCCCGCTCTAAAGGGGAgttggagagagagcgagacgcACTGCACGGGCAGATTGACG GCCTGCAGGCGGACCTGGAGGTGCTGAAGGCTGCGGCAGAGCGACACAAGGACGTGCTcgtggagaaagagagggagttgGTCAGGAAGGTGCAGTCTGCCCGCGAGGAGGAGTTCCATAAAATTGCAGCCCTGCATGAGGAAAA GTTGGAGGTGGAGAACCGCCTTGCCTctctggagcagcagagggcgctgCAGGTCGCAGCAGACCACTcccagaaggaggagtgggaggaacGTCTTCGCATCAGCCAACAAGGAGAGGAGTCGGCCCGCAAGGAGCTGCAGAACCTGAG AAGCAAACTACAGCAGCAGAGCTCCCATGTGGAGGAGCTTGAGAGACAGAAAGCCCAGATTGCTGACTTACAGCAG CAGAACCAGGAACTGGGTGTCCAGCTGGGAACGCTGTCTCACTGTGAAAGGGACTTGATGGAGACAAACCAGCGGCTGAAAGAAAGTCTGGACCGATTCAGGGAGGATTTGAGGACGGCCCAAACGCAGGCTGAGAGGAGCCAACACGAGGCAGAGAG GCTGGTGGAGGACCATCGGGTGGAGTGGTTGGAGGAAAAGCACAAGCTGCAGGAGCGAAATgctgagctgcagcagaaaTACTCTCAGGTCAAAGAGAGACTGCAGAGGGCAGCGGTGGCCCAGAAGAAG AGGAAATCACTGACagagaacaaagagaaaaaaatgcagGATAAGATTCAGTTGCGGGAGGCCAGGATAGCAGAGCTGGAACTGGAAGCTGCAGCAAAGAG GCGGCCCCCGTTCTCAGAGGAACAGGCTCCACTCAACAGACGGCTGAAGGAGCTGCAGCGACGGCACAACGAGTTCCGCCGTCTCCTATTGGGCGGTCAGGGGGCCTACAGCGCTGGCCCCGCCTTCCTGACCTCTTCACCCGCACCCTTTGTTTTCCTCAGCTCTGAGGGGCCATTAGGCAACATACCA gaggagcagcatcaGAGGGAGCTGTCCCTGCTCCGTCGGAGGCTGGAGGACCTGGAAAGcgcccaacagcagcagctagAGGAACTAGGATCGCTGGTGCACAGGGAGCAGGACTCCTCCCAGCCTGGCCTCTGA